The following are from one region of the Anomaloglossus baeobatrachus isolate aAnoBae1 chromosome 1, aAnoBae1.hap1, whole genome shotgun sequence genome:
- the LOC142256427 gene encoding protein huluwa-like, translated as MAFVCRAPHPKGGVAEVVLLRSTHPDLRSLLLVPTIELPLSPPPYPIPNILDSVNAMALVAPSLPPLIGGKPMAQEAPFVEAKLVLQPSLMLLVFILLPCVVFLFLINCFLLFHRLPVLSPEHRGQRRGGVSRSNKPKGQNTRPGWPEKPTCDSYYGVVSQGLEATLALGEGVHTPRDSLQSTREWCYKQNETPVRPYCLCPPRAMSMPMSIPRGSPRSSALSPVRGVSWNEVEDDGGDIISYSEQETEQNAVPPNTPAAPQMASGLMTPKVKFCHKTSTQRKAARASLNPVGSALFDNASRIPPDDTPTRFSANSSFPGPGLDTDFGVSAGISLHILSSDSDSCSQSWASGMDWDYYDPCYMRKNRLRRETFQNHQLPAICSKQYWV; from the exons ATGGCCTTCGTGTGTCGGGCCCCTCACCCGAAAGGTGGCGTTGCGGAGGTGGTCCTTCTCAGA TCCACCCATCCTGATTTGCGATCACTGCTCCTGGTTCCCACTATTGAGCTGCCACTCTCCCCTCCCCCTTATCCTATTCCAAATATACTAGACTCTGTTAATGCCATGGCATTGGTGGCTCCCTCTTTGCCCCCCTTAATTGGGGGTAAACCGATGGCCCAGGAAGCTCCATTTGTAGAGGCTAAATTGGTTTTGCAGCCGTCTCTGATGCTCCTGGTTTTTATCCTTCTTCCATGTGTAGTTTTTTTGTTCCTCATTAATTGCTTTTTGCTATTCCATCGCCTTCCTGTCCTGTCTCCGGAACATAGGGGCCAGAGGCGAGGAGGGGTATCGAGGAGCAACAAGCCGAAAGGACAAAATACCAGGCCCGGCTGGCCAGAGAAGCCCACATGTGACAGCTACTATGGGGTCGTCAGTCAAGGTTTGGAGGCTACGTTGGCTCTTGGTGAAGGCGTCCACACACCCCGCGATAGTCTCCAGTCAACTAGAGAATGGTGTTATAAGCAGAACGAGACGCCAGTGAGACCCTACTGTCTGTGCCCACCACGCGCCATGTCCATGCCCATGTCCATACCCCGTGGCTCCCCTAGATCGAGCGCCTTGTCACCGGTCAGAGGGGTAAGCTGGAACGAAGTTGAAGATGATGGAGGTGACATAATATCATACAGCGAGCAAGAAACTGAGCAGAATGCCGTTCCACCCAACACACCCGCCGCTCCGCAAATGGCCTCAGGG ctaATGACTCCAAAAGTGAAGTTCTGCCATAAGACCAGTACTCAGAGGAAAGCTGCCAGAGCATCCTTGAATCCTGTGGGGTCTGCACTCTTTGACAATGCCAGCCGCATCCCCCCGGATGACACACCAACTCGATTTTCAGCCAACAGCAGCTTCCCGGGTCCAGGGCTGGATACTGACTTTGGGGTCAGTGCAG GTATCTCTCTGCACATCTTATCCTCAGACAGCGACTCCTGCTCCCAGTCCTGGGCCTCAGGGATGGATTGGGATTACTACGACCCCTGTTATATGAGGAAGAACCGGCTCCGTAGAGAAACATTTCAGAACCACCAGCTCCCAGCCATCTGCAGTAAGCAATACTGGGTATAA